In Vicia villosa cultivar HV-30 ecotype Madison, WI unplaced genomic scaffold, Vvil1.0 ctg.000349F_1_1, whole genome shotgun sequence, the following proteins share a genomic window:
- the LOC131627129 gene encoding coilin-like isoform X2, protein MTTAMTEKVRLRLFFDDPNMLSKSKTNQGLNRCWFLLKPHLTTISDLTSHLQTLFRLQRFSPAGITLSMDGFVLPSFESTCILKDKDIVCVRRKGSRLTDGKPAMLPLEACENRSIEALELLAIEGIQEERREYETVNLDDDDDVDNDQTEDVVYVEAKSDGNTTSKKRKASKKLKSPSQKKIKMSTTDNLSVIPEVNDEENGSLKDGAHRQPSPAKKSSKKLSKKSSNRDLIKQKDDQNGSTSDETRSLQPQGEGETKKLPSRSARRKKAKRKWLRELKLKEKENENENEKEKVLEKDDQQLPTKDKNCIVADVLQQSDEESEADDDMVPVEIKPGHIRFQSRGKDKAVPENQFPVDTFQWSGTTSKKKGQKWGKERTSSHKQDDYEQPRQDFPTVQNAGKKNTFDAVDFEKLTPYTDLPKEGNVIAYRLIELSESWTPEISSFRVGKVTQFDSKSNRIWLETVSEYPFDFRKKIDDLDDDATPAQYDPSPYQEDGSLEIDYVSLADVRIIKHGHSNLATVVASNDALVTPSKATNRSTDALVTPTKATNNSTVEKHVGNQTPVGSSKPQKEGHTPAKENGEVNVWDEINEALKAKKARLSQGDGWKKDDSSSNRPWSQRAKCSALGPTMALLRSQNGFKK, encoded by the exons ATGACGACGGCGATGACCGAAAAAGTGAGACTCCGATTGTTCTTCGACGATCCCAACATGCTCAGTAAGTCAAAGACGAACCAAGGCTTGAACCGTTGCTGGTTCCTTCTAAAACCCCACCTCACCACCATTTCCGATCTTACTTCTCATCTCCAAACCCTTTTCCGCCTCCAACGCTTCTCTCCCGCCGGCATCACTCTTTCG ATGGATGGGTTTGTTTTACCGTCGTTTGAGTCTACTTGTATTTTGAAGGATAAAGACATTGTGTg TGTGAGAAGAAAGGGAAGTAGGTTAACTGATGGTAAACCTGCAATGCTGCCATTAGAAGCTTGTGAGAATCGGTCTATCGAGGCTCTGGAGCTTCTTGCAATTGAGGGGATTCAAGAGGAGAGGCGAGAATATGAAACTGTTAAcctagatgatgatgatgatgttgataatGATCAAACTGAAGATGTGGTTTATGTGGAAGCTAAATCGGATGGGAATACAACTTCAAAGAAGAGAAAGGCGTCCAAGAAGCTTAAGAGCCCTAG TCAGAAGAAGATTAAGATGTCTACCACGGATAACTTATCAGTCATTCCGGAGGTCAATGATGAGGAAAATGGAAGTTTGAAAGACGGTGCTCACCGCCAGCCAAGTCCTGCCAAGAAGTCATCAAAAAAGTTGTCAAAAAAGTCTAGCAACCGtgatttaattaaacaaaaagatGACCAAAATGGGTCAACAAGCGATGAAACAAG GTCTCTTCAGCCTCAAGGTGAAGGCGAAACTAAAAAG ttGCCTAGCAGAAGTGCTCGGCGGAAAAAGGCCAAAAGAAAGTGGTTGAGGGAACTAAAATTAAAGGAGAAAGAGAATGAGAATGAGAACGAGAAGGAGAAG GTGCTTGAAAAAGATGATCAACAATTACCTACCAAAGATAAGAATTGCATAGTTGCTGATGTGCTTCAACAATCCGATGAAGAAAGTGAAGCAGATGACGACATGGTTCCTGTGGAGATCAAGCCAGGGCACATTCGGTTTCAGTCCCGTGGAAAAG ATAAGGCAGTGCCAGAGAATCAGTTCCCAGTG GACACATTTCAGTGGAGTGGTACTACCAGCAAGAAGAAGGGTCAGAAATGGGGTAAAGAGAGGACCTCATCCCATAAACAGGATGATTACGAGCAGCCCCGTCAAGATTTTCCTACTGTTCAGAATGCTGGGAAAAAAAACACATTTGACGCAGTAGATTTTGAAAAGCTTACACCTTACACAGACTTGCCAAag GAAGGAAATGTTATTGCTTATCGATTGATTGAGTTATCAGAATCTTGGACTCCTGAGATCTCCTCCTTCAGA GTTGGTAAAGTAACACAGTTTGACAGTAAATCAAACAGGATATGGCTAGAGACAGTTTCAGAATATCCATTTGACTTTAGGAAGAAAATAGATGACCTAGACGACGATGCAACACCTGCACAGTACGATCCTTCCCCTTATCAGGAAGATGGTTCTTTAGAG ATTGATTATGTATCTCTTGCTGATGTTCGAATTATTAAGCATGGCCACTCGAATTTGGCAACTGTAGTTGCTTCTAATGATGCTTTAGTAACTCCATCAAAAGCAACTAACAGAAGTACTGATGCTTTGGTAACTCCAACAAAAGCAACCAACAATAGCACTGTTGAAAAACATGTTGGTAATCAAACTCCTGTTGGAAGCTCGAAGCCACAAAAGGAGGGCCATACCCCTGCTAAAG AAAACGGGGAAGTTAACGTTTGGGATGAAATCAACGAAGCATTAAAAGCAAAGAAGGCCCGGCTGTCGCAGGGGGATGGTTGGAAGAAAGATGATAGTTCAAGCAATAGGCCATGGTCTCAGAGAGCCAAATGCAGTGCACTGGGTCCTACAATGGCACTTTTAAGATCACAGAATGGCTTTAAGAAATAG
- the LOC131627127 gene encoding protein PECTIC ARABINOGALACTAN SYNTHESIS-RELATED-like, producing MAELRHSSSIGSRTASSPMKRDAAGAGDSSPLIPENDLSDDDRHSPKDRDRPPCSHFHHLCSYFTDDHRVPLHNSKISIFFTLLLVLAGLLGLFTILHKLNSPYLCKKDGIVLHCPHVKESASLWENPYSSTTSWKPCAERRDGAISELPHENATNGYIFIHAEGGLNQQRIAICNAVAVAKIMNATLILPVLKQDQIWKDQTKFEDIFDVDHFIDYLKYDVRIVRDIPEWFTDKTELFSSIRRTVKNIPKYAPAQFYIDNVLPRIKEKKIMALKPFVDRLGYDNVPSEINKLRCRVNYHALKFLPDIEQMADLLASRMRNRTGSSNPYMALHLRFEKGMVGLSFCDFVGTRDEKAKMAEYRKKEWPRRYKNGSHLWQLALQKRKEGRCPLEPGEVAVILRAMGYMKETQIYVASGQVYGGQNRMAPLRNMFPNLVTKEELATKEELDGFRKHVTSLAALDFLVCLKSDVFVMTHGGNFAKLIIGARRYMGHRLKSIKPDKGLMSKSFGDPYMGWAPFVEDVIVTHQTRTGLPEETFPNYDLWENPLTPCMCKA from the exons ATGGCGGAGCTCCGTCACTCCTCCTCAATCGGCTCCCGAACCGCTTCTTCCCCGATGAAGCGCGACGCCGCCGGCGCCGGCGATTCCTCCCCACTAATTCCCGAAAACGACCTCTCCGACGACGATCGCCACTCTCCTAAGGACCGGGACCGTCCTCCTTGCTCGCATTTTCATCACCTCTGCTCCTACTTCACAGACGACCATAGGGTTCCTCTTCACAATTCCAAGATCTCTATATTCTTCACCTTACTTCTAGTGCTTGCTGGCTTGCTCGGTTTATTCACAATCCTCCATAAATTG AACTCCCCTTACTTGTGTAAAAAAGACGGGATTGTTCTTCACTGTCCACAT GTCAAAGAATCAGCATCTCTTTGGGAAAATCCTTACTCATCCACAACATCGTGGAAGCCGTGTGCCGAGCGCAGGGATGGTGCTATATCAG AACTTCCTCATGAAAATGCAACAAATGGCTATATATTCATTCACGCTGAAGGTGGTCTAAATCAGCAAAGAATTGCG ATATGCAATGCAGTGGCTGTTGCAAAAATAATGAATGCGACTCTTATTTTGCCTGTGTTGAAACAGGACCAAATTTGGAAAGACCAAAC GAAATTCGAAGACATTTTTGACGTGGACCACTTCATTGACTACTTAAAGTATGATGTCCGTATTGTCCGCGATATCCCAGAATGGTTTACTGATAAAACAGAGCTATTTTCTAGTATAAG ACGAACTGTGAAGAACATTCCAAAATATGCACCTGCACAGTTTTACATCGACAATGTTCTGCCTCGCATCAAGGAGAAAAAGATTATGGCTCTGAAACCATTTGTTGATAGGCTAGG ATATGACAATGTTCCTTCAGAAATCAACAAGTTGAGATGTAGAGTCAATTATCATGCTCTGAAGTTTCTTCCTGATATAGAGCAGATGGCAGATTTACTAGCATCGAGGATGAGAAACAGAACAGGCAGTTCAAACCCATATAT GGCATTGCATCTTAGATTTGAAAAAGGAATGGTGGGCCTATCGTTTTGTGATTTTGTGGGGACAAGAGACGAGAAAGCTAAAATGGCCGAATATAGAAAAAAGGAATGGCCTCGACGGTATAAG AATGGTTCCCACTTGTGGCAATTGGCTCTGCAGAAGCGAAAGGAAGGGCGTTGCCCTCTAGAGCCTGGCGAAGTGGCTGTTATTCTTCGGGCTATGGGCTATATGAAGGAAACTCAAATTTATGTAGCTTCTGGACAAGTTTATGGTGGACAGAATCGGATGGCTCCTCTAAGGAATATGTTCCCTAATCTG GTTACAAAGGAGGAGTTGGCAACTAAAGAGGAGTTAGATGGTTTCAGAAAGCACGTGACGAGCCTTGCAGCTCTTGATTTCTTAGTGTGCTTGAAGTCAGATGTGTTTGTGATGACCCATGGAGGCAATTTTGCTAAGCTGATAATTGGGGCCAGAAGATACATGGGTCACCGTCTAAAGTCAATTAAGCCTGACAAAGGATTAATGTCCAAGTCTTTTGGGGATCCGTACATGGGTTGGGCTCCTTTTGTAGAAGATGTTATTGTGACTCATCAGACACGGACGGGATTGCCCGAAGAGACTTTCCCTAACTACGACCTGTGGGAGAACCCTCTGACTCCTTGCATGTGTAAAGCCTGA
- the LOC131627128 gene encoding protein-tyrosine-phosphatase MKP1-like isoform X1 — protein sequence MLGEEGKEMKPPSIRRTYSRSASWTDRSPNSRKPPRPSLPPLQPLSINKRSVEEWPSAGSDDLGVWPLPQTPRGSIATNEPVQDFQFKRDKLAFFDKECSRIAEHIYLGSDTVAKNHELLRQKGITHVLNCVGFVCPEYFKSDFVYKTLWLQDSPTEDITCVLYDVFDYFEDVREQGGRVLVHCCQGVSRSTALVIAYLMWRKGQSFEDAFQFVKTARGVTNPNMGFACQLLQCQKRVHAMPASPNSILRMYRMAPHSPYDPLHLVPKMVNQPGSLALDSRGAFIVHVPSAIYVWIGKNCNLFMSCNAKSAAFQVVRYERANGPILSIREDQESTEFWAALSDDHRLSGDSDKQLVLPNEKMEIGLRKVDAYDLDYEIFDKAISGGVVPLFSETGAGSETCLPAREHGWARLRRKFASGVMKEILTSPKWKCDVIMEEEKQDFVADDDPLSASPSSNHPSDCGSPDSFECYLTSLDRGKDTVEAMDLSESDPGVSSLLPLSPCGGYFPCGFLCSSPKFNSKSPTLSPSSSDYASSFTFSPSSTNWSDLSFVSSQQPSPSGQESIEPLYVKDLSFSTSSSLLNKEVLLSSPSESFSTDHTLGGENSYLPSKGSFLSIAQRRGSNIPPRMLLPSVNESSKVHKNLVRSQSFHLPDLDVKKNDSYNKSDNENSRKWLIADNDIISSAVEQQSEISNKEDHGTMLCNKMAELEVEEK from the coding sequence ATGTTAGGAGAAGAAGGTAAAGAGATGAAACCACCCTCCATTAGGAGAACCTATTCACGTTCAGCTTCATGGACAGATCGTTCTCCAAACAGCCGTAAACCACCGCGACCGAGCTTGCCACCTCTTCAACCTCTTTCGATCAATAAACGTAGCGTTGAGGAATGGCCAAGTGCTGGATCTGATGATCTTGGTGTTTGGCCACTTCCACAGACTCCGAGAGGTTCCATCGCAACGAATGAACCTGTGCAGGATTTTCAGTTTAAAAGAGATAAATTGGCTTTTTTTGACAAAGAGTGTTCCAGAATTGCTGAACATATTTACTTAGGAAGTGACACGGTGGCGAAAAACCATGAACTTCTTAGACAGAAAGGAATAACACATGTGCTTAACTGTGTTGGATTTGTTTGTCCTGAGtatttcaaaagtgattttgtttatAAAACTCTTTGGTTGCAGGATAGTCCTACGGAGGATATAACATGTGTTCTCTATGATGTGTTTGATTACTTTGAGGATGTTAGAGAACAAGGTGGTCGTGTTCTTGTTCATTGTTGTCAGGGGGTTTCTCGATCGACGGCTTTGGTGATTGCTTATCTCATGTGGAGGAAAGGGCAGAGCTTTGAAGATGCTTTTCAGTTTGTGAAGACTGCAAGGGGAGTCACAAATCCTAACATGGGTTTTGCTTGTCAACTCTTGCAGTGTCAGAAACGTGTACATGCTATGCCTGCAAGTCCTAATTCTATTTTAAGGATGTATCGAATGGCTCCTCACTCTCCGTATGATCCTCTTCATCTTGTTCCGAAGATGGTTAACCAACCAGGTTCACTAGCACTTGATTCTCGCGGCGCTTTCATTGTTCATGTTCCTTCTGCTATTTATGTTTGGATTGGAAAAAATTGTAACTTGTTTATGTCATGCAATGCAAAGAGTGCGGCTTTTCAGGTCGTGCGCTATGAAAGAGCAAATGGTCCGATTCTGAGTATCCGTGAAGATCAAGAATCAACTGAGTTTTGGGCTGCTCTTTCTGATGATCATCGATTATCAGGTGATTCTGATAAACAACTGGTTTTGCCTAATGAAAAGATGGAGATTGGTCTAAGAAAAGTCGATGCTTATGATTTGGATTATGAGATTTTTGATAAGGCAATTTCTGGTGGGgttgttcctcttttttctgaAACTGGTGCTGGATCGGAAACTTGCCTTCCTGCTAGAGAACATGGCTGGGCAAGATTGAGGCGGAAGTTTGCTAGTGGCGTCATGAAAGAAATCTTAACATCTCCTAAATGGAAGTGTGATGTGATTATGGAGGAAGAAAAACAAGATTTTGTAGCTGATGATGATCCCTTGTCTGCGTCACCGTCATCAAATCATCCCAGTGACTGTGGCTCCCCAGATTCCTTTGAATGCTATCTAACCAGCTTGGACAGAGGAAAAGATACTGTTGAAGCCATGGACTTGTCTGAATCTGATCCTGGTGTTTCTTCTTTGCTGCCACTATCTCCTTGTGGCGGTTATTTTCCTTGTGGTTTTCTATGCAGCAGCCCAAAATTCAATTCCAAATCACCAACACTTTCACCTTCAAGTTCTGATTATGCAAGCTCGTTTACATTTTCACCTTCCTCTACTAATTGGTCAGACTTGTCGTTCGTGTCTTCTCAGCAGCCATCACCATCTGGCCAGGAATCAATTGAACCTTTGTATGTTAAAGATCTGTCTTTCTCAACGAGTTCCTCTTTACTTAACAAAGAAGTTCTTCtatcttcaccttcagagtcaTTTTCAACTGATCACACCTTGGGAGGGGAAAACTCGTATTTACCATCAAAAGGATCTTTTCTCTCTATTGCACAGCGTAGAGGGAGTAATATACCGCCTCGGATGTTGCTACCCTCTGTCAATGAATCCTCTAAAGTCCATAAGAACCTGGTAAGATCACAGTCATTCCATTTGCCTGACTTAGATGTTAAGAAAAATGATAGTTACAATAAATCTGATAATGAAAACAGTAGGAAATGGCTAATAGCAGATAACGATATCATTAGTTCAGCTGTTGAACAGCAGAGTGAGATTAGTAATAAAGAAGATCATGGTACTATGTTATGTAATAAGATGGCTGAGCTTGAAGTAGAGGAGAAATGA
- the LOC131627128 gene encoding protein-tyrosine-phosphatase MKP1-like isoform X2, producing the protein MLGEEGKEMKPPSIRRTYSRSASWTDRSPNSRKPPRPSLPPLQPLSINKRSVEEWPSAGSDDLGVWPLPQTPRGSIATNEPVQDFQFKRDKLAFFDKECSRIAEHIYLGSDTVAKNHELLRQKGITHVLNCVGFVCPEYFKSDFVYKTLWLQDSPTEDITCVLYDVFDYFEDVREQGGRVLVHCCQGVSRSTALVIAYLMWRKGQSFEDAFQFVKTARGVTNPNMGFACQLLQCQKRVHAMPASPNSILRMYRMAPHSPYDPLHLVPKMVNQPGSLALDSRGAFIVHVPSAIYVWIGKNCNLFMSCNAKSAAFQVVRYERANGPILSIREDQESTEFWAALSDDHRLSGDSDKQLVLPNEKMEIGLRKVDAYDLDYEIFDKAISGGVVPLFSETGAGSETCLPAREHGWARLRRKFASGVMKEILTSPKWKCDVIMEEEKQDFVADDDPLSASPSSNHPSDCGSPDSFECYLTSLDRGKDTVEAMDLSESDPGVSSLLPLSPCGGYFPCGFLCSSPKFNSKSPTLSPSSSDYASSFTFSPSSTNWSDLSFVSSQQPSPSGQESIEPLYVKDLSFSTSSSLLNKEVLLSSPSESFSTDHTLGGENSYLPSKGSFLSIAQRRGSNIPPRMLLPSVNESSKVHKNLEEYTY; encoded by the exons ATGTTAGGAGAAGAAGGTAAAGAGATGAAACCACCCTCCATTAGGAGAACCTATTCACGTTCAGCTTCATGGACAGATCGTTCTCCAAACAGCCGTAAACCACCGCGACCGAGCTTGCCACCTCTTCAACCTCTTTCGATCAATAAACGTAGCGTTGAGGAATGGCCAAGTGCTGGATCTGATGATCTTGGTGTTTGGCCACTTCCACAGACTCCGAGAGGTTCCATCGCAACGAATGAACCTGTGCAGGATTTTCAGTTTAAAAGAGATAAATTGGCTTTTTTTGACAAAGAGTGTTCCAGAATTGCTGAACATATTTACTTAGGAAGTGACACGGTGGCGAAAAACCATGAACTTCTTAGACAGAAAGGAATAACACATGTGCTTAACTGTGTTGGATTTGTTTGTCCTGAGtatttcaaaagtgattttgtttatAAAACTCTTTGGTTGCAGGATAGTCCTACGGAGGATATAACATGTGTTCTCTATGATGTGTTTGATTACTTTGAGGATGTTAGAGAACAAGGTGGTCGTGTTCTTGTTCATTGTTGTCAGGGGGTTTCTCGATCGACGGCTTTGGTGATTGCTTATCTCATGTGGAGGAAAGGGCAGAGCTTTGAAGATGCTTTTCAGTTTGTGAAGACTGCAAGGGGAGTCACAAATCCTAACATGGGTTTTGCTTGTCAACTCTTGCAGTGTCAGAAACGTGTACATGCTATGCCTGCAAGTCCTAATTCTATTTTAAGGATGTATCGAATGGCTCCTCACTCTCCGTATGATCCTCTTCATCTTGTTCCGAAGATGGTTAACCAACCAGGTTCACTAGCACTTGATTCTCGCGGCGCTTTCATTGTTCATGTTCCTTCTGCTATTTATGTTTGGATTGGAAAAAATTGTAACTTGTTTATGTCATGCAATGCAAAGAGTGCGGCTTTTCAGGTCGTGCGCTATGAAAGAGCAAATGGTCCGATTCTGAGTATCCGTGAAGATCAAGAATCAACTGAGTTTTGGGCTGCTCTTTCTGATGATCATCGATTATCAGGTGATTCTGATAAACAACTGGTTTTGCCTAATGAAAAGATGGAGATTGGTCTAAGAAAAGTCGATGCTTATGATTTGGATTATGAGATTTTTGATAAGGCAATTTCTGGTGGGgttgttcctcttttttctgaAACTGGTGCTGGATCGGAAACTTGCCTTCCTGCTAGAGAACATGGCTGGGCAAGATTGAGGCGGAAGTTTGCTAGTGGCGTCATGAAAGAAATCTTAACATCTCCTAAATGGAAGTGTGATGTGATTATGGAGGAAGAAAAACAAGATTTTGTAGCTGATGATGATCCCTTGTCTGCGTCACCGTCATCAAATCATCCCAGTGACTGTGGCTCCCCAGATTCCTTTGAATGCTATCTAACCAGCTTGGACAGAGGAAAAGATACTGTTGAAGCCATGGACTTGTCTGAATCTGATCCTGGTGTTTCTTCTTTGCTGCCACTATCTCCTTGTGGCGGTTATTTTCCTTGTGGTTTTCTATGCAGCAGCCCAAAATTCAATTCCAAATCACCAACACTTTCACCTTCAAGTTCTGATTATGCAAGCTCGTTTACATTTTCACCTTCCTCTACTAATTGGTCAGACTTGTCGTTCGTGTCTTCTCAGCAGCCATCACCATCTGGCCAGGAATCAATTGAACCTTTGTATGTTAAAGATCTGTCTTTCTCAACGAGTTCCTCTTTACTTAACAAAGAAGTTCTTCtatcttcaccttcagagtcaTTTTCAACTGATCACACCTTGGGAGGGGAAAACTCGTATTTACCATCAAAAGGATCTTTTCTCTCTATTGCACAGCGTAGAGGGAGTAATATACCGCCTCGGATGTTGCTACCCTCTGTCAATGAATCCTCTAAAGTCCATAAGAACCTG GAGGAATACACCTACTAA
- the LOC131627129 gene encoding coilin-like isoform X1, with translation MTTAMTEKVRLRLFFDDPNMLSKSKTNQGLNRCWFLLKPHLTTISDLTSHLQTLFRLQRFSPAGITLSMDGFVLPSFESTCILKDKDIVCVRRKGSRLTDGKPAMLPLEACENRSIEALELLAIEGIQEERREYETVNLDDDDDVDNDQTEDVVYVEAKSDGNTTSKKRKASKKLKSPSQKKIKMSTTDNLSVIPEVNDEENGSLKDGAHRQPSPAKKSSKKLSKKSSNRDLIKQKDDQNGSTSDETRSLQPQGEGETKKLPSRSARRKKAKRKWLRELKLKEKENENENEKEKLHLDQVLEKDDQQLPTKDKNCIVADVLQQSDEESEADDDMVPVEIKPGHIRFQSRGKDKAVPENQFPVDTFQWSGTTSKKKGQKWGKERTSSHKQDDYEQPRQDFPTVQNAGKKNTFDAVDFEKLTPYTDLPKEGNVIAYRLIELSESWTPEISSFRVGKVTQFDSKSNRIWLETVSEYPFDFRKKIDDLDDDATPAQYDPSPYQEDGSLEIDYVSLADVRIIKHGHSNLATVVASNDALVTPSKATNRSTDALVTPTKATNNSTVEKHVGNQTPVGSSKPQKEGHTPAKENGEVNVWDEINEALKAKKARLSQGDGWKKDDSSSNRPWSQRAKCSALGPTMALLRSQNGFKK, from the exons ATGACGACGGCGATGACCGAAAAAGTGAGACTCCGATTGTTCTTCGACGATCCCAACATGCTCAGTAAGTCAAAGACGAACCAAGGCTTGAACCGTTGCTGGTTCCTTCTAAAACCCCACCTCACCACCATTTCCGATCTTACTTCTCATCTCCAAACCCTTTTCCGCCTCCAACGCTTCTCTCCCGCCGGCATCACTCTTTCG ATGGATGGGTTTGTTTTACCGTCGTTTGAGTCTACTTGTATTTTGAAGGATAAAGACATTGTGTg TGTGAGAAGAAAGGGAAGTAGGTTAACTGATGGTAAACCTGCAATGCTGCCATTAGAAGCTTGTGAGAATCGGTCTATCGAGGCTCTGGAGCTTCTTGCAATTGAGGGGATTCAAGAGGAGAGGCGAGAATATGAAACTGTTAAcctagatgatgatgatgatgttgataatGATCAAACTGAAGATGTGGTTTATGTGGAAGCTAAATCGGATGGGAATACAACTTCAAAGAAGAGAAAGGCGTCCAAGAAGCTTAAGAGCCCTAG TCAGAAGAAGATTAAGATGTCTACCACGGATAACTTATCAGTCATTCCGGAGGTCAATGATGAGGAAAATGGAAGTTTGAAAGACGGTGCTCACCGCCAGCCAAGTCCTGCCAAGAAGTCATCAAAAAAGTTGTCAAAAAAGTCTAGCAACCGtgatttaattaaacaaaaagatGACCAAAATGGGTCAACAAGCGATGAAACAAG GTCTCTTCAGCCTCAAGGTGAAGGCGAAACTAAAAAG ttGCCTAGCAGAAGTGCTCGGCGGAAAAAGGCCAAAAGAAAGTGGTTGAGGGAACTAAAATTAAAGGAGAAAGAGAATGAGAATGAGAACGAGAAGGAGAAG CTTCATCTGGATCAGGTGCTTGAAAAAGATGATCAACAATTACCTACCAAAGATAAGAATTGCATAGTTGCTGATGTGCTTCAACAATCCGATGAAGAAAGTGAAGCAGATGACGACATGGTTCCTGTGGAGATCAAGCCAGGGCACATTCGGTTTCAGTCCCGTGGAAAAG ATAAGGCAGTGCCAGAGAATCAGTTCCCAGTG GACACATTTCAGTGGAGTGGTACTACCAGCAAGAAGAAGGGTCAGAAATGGGGTAAAGAGAGGACCTCATCCCATAAACAGGATGATTACGAGCAGCCCCGTCAAGATTTTCCTACTGTTCAGAATGCTGGGAAAAAAAACACATTTGACGCAGTAGATTTTGAAAAGCTTACACCTTACACAGACTTGCCAAag GAAGGAAATGTTATTGCTTATCGATTGATTGAGTTATCAGAATCTTGGACTCCTGAGATCTCCTCCTTCAGA GTTGGTAAAGTAACACAGTTTGACAGTAAATCAAACAGGATATGGCTAGAGACAGTTTCAGAATATCCATTTGACTTTAGGAAGAAAATAGATGACCTAGACGACGATGCAACACCTGCACAGTACGATCCTTCCCCTTATCAGGAAGATGGTTCTTTAGAG ATTGATTATGTATCTCTTGCTGATGTTCGAATTATTAAGCATGGCCACTCGAATTTGGCAACTGTAGTTGCTTCTAATGATGCTTTAGTAACTCCATCAAAAGCAACTAACAGAAGTACTGATGCTTTGGTAACTCCAACAAAAGCAACCAACAATAGCACTGTTGAAAAACATGTTGGTAATCAAACTCCTGTTGGAAGCTCGAAGCCACAAAAGGAGGGCCATACCCCTGCTAAAG AAAACGGGGAAGTTAACGTTTGGGATGAAATCAACGAAGCATTAAAAGCAAAGAAGGCCCGGCTGTCGCAGGGGGATGGTTGGAAGAAAGATGATAGTTCAAGCAATAGGCCATGGTCTCAGAGAGCCAAATGCAGTGCACTGGGTCCTACAATGGCACTTTTAAGATCACAGAATGGCTTTAAGAAATAG